From Scytonema millei VB511283, the proteins below share one genomic window:
- the msrA gene encoding peptide-methionine (S)-S-oxide reductase MsrA, whose product MMIFGFGKKIAMPSPQEALPGRSQAMPVPQTHYTNGNPLKPPYPAGMETAMFGMGCFWGAERKFWQLDGVFITAVGYAAGYTPNPTYKEVCSGMTGHNEVVFVVYDPKVISYEQLLKVFWENHDPTQGMRQGNDVGTQYRSGIYVYSDEQKELAIATRDTYQQALTQAGYDKITTEIIDAPEFYWAEEYHQQYLAKNPGGYCGLGGTNVACPVGLMAG is encoded by the coding sequence ATAATGATATTCGGATTTGGTAAAAAAATCGCTATGCCTTCTCCCCAGGAGGCTTTACCCGGACGGTCGCAAGCAATGCCCGTGCCTCAGACTCACTACACAAATGGAAATCCTCTCAAGCCGCCATATCCTGCTGGTATGGAGACAGCAATGTTCGGTATGGGCTGTTTTTGGGGTGCAGAACGCAAGTTTTGGCAGCTAGATGGCGTTTTTATCACTGCTGTTGGCTACGCGGCTGGCTACACGCCCAACCCCACTTATAAAGAAGTTTGTTCGGGGATGACGGGTCACAATGAAGTTGTGTTTGTCGTCTACGATCCCAAAGTCATCAGTTACGAACAATTGCTGAAAGTTTTTTGGGAAAACCACGACCCAACTCAGGGTATGCGACAAGGAAATGATGTCGGAACCCAATACCGTTCGGGAATTTACGTCTATTCTGACGAACAGAAAGAATTAGCGATCGCAACGCGAGATACTTATCAGCAAGCCTTGACTCAGGCGGGATATGACAAGATAACCACTGAAATTATCGATGCTCCTGAGTTTTATTGGGCAGAGGAATATCATCAACAATACTTGGCAAAGAATCCAGGTGGCTATTGTGGTTTAGGTGGTACGAACGTGGCTTGTCCAGTGGGATTGATGGCAGGTTAG
- the crtW gene encoding beta-carotene ketolase CrtW, which translates to MVASIPNPLQQSALNQSETGLNISYSYNYKGIVIALTIIVTWIASLGFLLSSHLEKLGIWGILLAIVWQTFLYTGLFITAHDAMHGLVAPNHLHINRWFGRVAVNLYALFPYNRLLQKHWAHHRHPASQLDPDFHNGKQKNFFAWYLYFIKNYWSWRQIVGLTILFHSANVFLNISRTHLILFWALPAILSSVQLFYFGTFLTHREPRAGYENIHRAQSTHIVPFWSFLACYHFGYHEEHHEYPQVPWWKLPEVYRMKREESVVS; encoded by the coding sequence ATGGTTGCATCGATTCCGAACCCTTTACAACAAAGTGCTTTAAACCAAAGTGAAACGGGATTGAATATTAGTTATTCATATAACTACAAGGGAATTGTAATTGCCTTAACGATTATCGTGACTTGGATAGCTAGCTTAGGCTTTCTCCTCTCAAGTCATCTAGAAAAACTGGGAATCTGGGGAATTCTATTGGCTATAGTTTGGCAAACATTTTTGTATACAGGCTTATTTATTACCGCCCATGATGCCATGCATGGACTAGTCGCTCCAAATCATCTCCACATAAATCGCTGGTTTGGTAGAGTAGCTGTAAATTTATATGCTTTATTTCCTTACAATCGATTGCTGCAAAAACACTGGGCGCATCACCGACATCCAGCCAGTCAACTCGATCCCGATTTTCACAACGGCAAGCAGAAAAACTTTTTTGCTTGGTACTTATACTTTATTAAAAATTATTGGTCCTGGAGACAGATCGTTGGATTAACCATCCTTTTTCACAGCGCGAACGTATTTTTAAATATATCTAGAACCCACCTCATTTTATTTTGGGCGTTACCAGCAATTCTCAGTTCGGTACAGTTGTTTTACTTTGGTACGTTCTTAACTCACAGAGAACCAAGAGCAGGCTACGAAAATATTCATCGCGCCCAATCAACTCATATAGTGCCTTTCTGGTCGTTTCTTGCTTGCTACCACTTCGGATATCACGAAGAACATCACGAATATCCCCAAGTTCCTTGGTGGAAATTACCAGAAGTCTATAGGATGAAAAGAGAAGAATCAGTTGTCAGTTAA
- the thiD gene encoding bifunctional hydroxymethylpyrimidine kinase/phosphomethylpyrimidine kinase: MTTHHAPCTTHHAPVALTIAGSDSGGGAGIQADLKTFAFHCVHGTSAITCITAQNTLGVTRVDALPPAAVVAQIQAVVEDIGVQGVKTGMLLNREIITAVSQQVESLSIDKLVVDPVMVSRTGAQLIDDAAVTSLRSQLIPLATIVTPNRYEAQILSGREIHSLDDMKAAAEDIFRRTGAKAVLVKGGGMLGEARGVDVWFDGDRLEIITTTQVDTKNTHGTGCTLAAAIAANLALGKEPLAAVRQAKEYVTTALKHALNIGKGQGPVGHFFPLKENW, encoded by the coding sequence ATGACCACGCACCACGCACCATGCACCACTCACCACGCGCCAGTGGCGCTGACAATTGCTGGATCGGATAGCGGTGGCGGGGCTGGAATTCAAGCAGATCTGAAAACTTTCGCCTTCCATTGCGTACACGGTACGAGTGCGATTACTTGTATCACGGCTCAAAATACTCTGGGTGTTACGCGAGTTGATGCTTTACCTCCTGCTGCTGTTGTCGCTCAAATTCAGGCGGTGGTTGAGGATATCGGGGTTCAAGGTGTAAAAACTGGGATGTTGCTCAACCGGGAAATTATTACAGCTGTATCTCAGCAAGTTGAGAGCTTAAGTATAGACAAATTGGTTGTCGATCCCGTAATGGTGTCGCGCACGGGAGCGCAGTTAATTGACGATGCAGCGGTAACAAGTTTGCGATCGCAACTCATTCCTCTAGCAACCATAGTTACCCCTAACCGCTATGAAGCACAAATTTTGAGCGGGAGAGAAATTCATAGCTTAGACGATATGAAAGCTGCGGCTGAGGACATTTTTCGCCGGACGGGAGCAAAGGCTGTGTTAGTTAAGGGTGGAGGAATGTTAGGAGAGGCGCGCGGGGTTGATGTTTGGTTTGATGGCGATCGCTTGGAGATCATCACGACAACCCAAGTCGATACAAAGAACACCCACGGTACGGGTTGTACCCTAGCCGCCGCGATCGCCGCCAATCTCGCTTTGGGGAAAGAGCCATTAGCCGCTGTACGACAAGCAAAAGAATACGTTACCACAGCCTTGAAACACGCCCTCAACATTGGCAAGGGACAAGGACCTGTCGGGCATTTCTTTCCCCTGAAGGAGAATTGGTAA
- a CDS encoding P-II family nitrogen regulator, translated as MKKVEAIIRPFKLDEVKIALVNAGIVGMTVSEVRGFGRQKGQTERYRGSEYTVEFLQKLKVEIVIEDAQVDMVVDKIIAAARTGEIGDGKIFISPVEEVVRIRTGEKNLEAV; from the coding sequence TTGAAAAAGGTAGAAGCAATTATCCGACCCTTTAAACTCGATGAAGTGAAAATTGCCCTGGTTAACGCTGGTATTGTGGGCATGACGGTTTCAGAAGTCCGAGGCTTTGGACGACAAAAAGGACAAACAGAACGCTATCGCGGTTCCGAGTATACGGTAGAGTTTCTGCAAAAACTCAAAGTAGAGATCGTCATCGAAGACGCACAGGTAGACATGGTAGTAGACAAAATCATCGCCGCCGCCCGTACAGGGGAGATTGGCGATGGCAAGATCTTTATCAGCCCTGTAGAAGAAGTTGTCCGCATTCGGACGGGTGAAAAGAATCTGGAGGCAGTTTAG